In Sciurus carolinensis chromosome 8, mSciCar1.2, whole genome shotgun sequence, the genomic stretch CTCTTAAATGCACAGACGCTCACAGCGTGCTAGGGACACAACCCTTACTGACCAACACTCCATAGTCCTGTTTCCTGCACACGCTACAGAGACCTCATAATGGGCTTGCTGGTTTAGGGCAGCTATCAATTAAGACACAAGTGTGGCTTTAAGAATGGGAGTCAAACCTTCAATCTGAAAACACTACTTAGAGTCACCCTGGGGGCAGGCAGGACAGGTGATCATGACAGAGAAGACGGGCACTTACCCAACAGCAGCATCTAGCACCACAGTGACAGGAACGTTGAGTTGACAGAGCGCTTTGGCCATTTTCTTACTGAAGATGACATTGGGAACATTAGAGAAAGTCCCATAGTGATGGCTGGTGAGTCAATTAAGATAGTGATAAATCATGCTAGCTCAAAGCTCAGTTACTATTAATGAACTAAGGGGCAGATCCCAAAACTTTTGGATCAAGGAAACAAGAACTTGGTTTCTCTAGGAAAAAGCATGCATTTCAGGAAAATTTTGTTCAGGCATTTTGGGGAAGAGATGCAAattcttacaaaaagaaaagttttgcttttattattttctgaaaagataGGGATGTGAAGTACCTACTCCTTGATGATAACTTTTCAACAACACAATCTTGCTGTTCCTCTGATTTGACTACTTAAGTAAAACCCTGGAGCCTGTATTCTACCCTGTGGCAAATCCACCATGACTGTTCTTCCAGGGGCAGGAATGACAAGATCAAAGGCAACACAGCCTGCCTGGCCAATGTGGCATGTTCTGGTTCCTACTATGATGAACTCCAGTCTTGGTGTGCTCTCCAGAATGACTGCTGGACATATGACTGAACAGGAAGATAGATACTTGCCCCGCCAAATCAGGCTGTGACTCTGTAACGTACACGCTGAAGCGCTTCTTGGCTGCCACGGCTGCTTCGAGCACTCTCAGGACCACTCTGGAGTAGGCGTGAGTCAGTATCCTCTGTGGACGGAGAAAGCTTCGTGAAGGGGAAGCTCCCTGGCGACGGCCCACACCTCTGCACTGTGGTGTGTGCTCCTGGCGCTCTAAGCTCCTCTGTAGTCTTGCCTCACAGATTAACCATCATCAGAAGAGATCCTGAGAGGACGCTGAGTTTCAAGCCCTTTACGAGCTGACAAAGTTCCTGCCAGAGCAATGTAGTGTGGGTCTCCCGCACAGGGCCTGAGAGCCCATGGGGTTCCCTGGGTTGGTTTCCCTATCTCTAAGACGTAGTTTACACACTTGGGCCTACAGGTACCAGGCAGATGACATCAGTCAATGCAGTGGGCAAGGTGGCACCAGTGGCATGGCAAGGCTGAGGGGGACCAAGGTTCCTTAGCTCTTACTGTTTTCACATGGTCCTACTATTGCCAAAATATCTGATTTTTCCAGGGAAGCTGAAAATGTAGTAATTAAATGTTGgctaataacttttaaaattttcataaatactcTTTGGGATAAATACAAGTCATCTGTGGGGCAGGTAATGATCTGTGGAAACTTACAAGAGGTCTCTTCTAAGGAAGAGCAGGAAGGGTTGTGTAACAAAGATGGCAGGCATGGTGTCCAGACTCCTGTCAGTGCCTCACCTGACACCTGAGCAGCCCTGCTCTACACGTAGTCTAGATCAGTGCTGAAATGGGTGACACAGGCAGAGGAAACCTGCGGAATAATGACCACATGGCAAGTCCCGCAGGGCTGGAGAAGGCCTCAGCGAGAGGCAGTCACAACTCTGCTTCCACGTGGCCCCAAAAGGCTTGGTTTGCAACTGGCTTTTGTACATGTTCCACTTACAtctattatgtaatttatttaataacattCTTCTAAGGTTTGGAAAGGGGTAATAGAAAAGAGGACAAGATTTAAGAGTTGAAATGCAAGTAAAATGCTTTCATTGTCAGTGGAGGCTTAGGTGGCGAAAAGGATGTACGCTGGAGGGAGAGACATCATAAAAGTTTATGACCTGAGCTGGGAGACAGGCCTAACGTGCGGTTCCTGTCTTGCCTCACTTAGACTGACACACATCTGGGAGCCCTGCATTACTGTCATGGCATctgaaacaaagttaaaagaaaaccTCAACCCAGTAGTTACCGTCACCAGGAAGATGCTTCAAATTAACCAGTGACAAGAGCTGGTCTGTGTGGATTTAATAAACTATATATCCAATCATAAAAATACTTCTTTAGAAAAACTTGTTAAATCAAGAATCGCCAATGCTGTCCCAGTGTTTTCCTCTGCCTGTTTACAATGACAAGCATCTATAGTATCTGTTTCCAGAGCACTGAGCCCCTAACGTACCATCTCACTTAGTCCTTGCGGTGACCTATGAGGCAGGCATTGTTGTTGCCCTTACTGAACAGATGAGAAGTTGGAAGAACCTGCCCAAGGTTACCCATCAAGTGAATGGAAGAGCTGGGATTTTAGCCCCAATCGTTTGATTCTAAAGTCCTTGCTCTGTTACCACGTGTGCTAGATGTCTACTCACCGCCCCATCTTTGATGAAAGTATGGCACAGATCAGCAATTTTGTTTCTTGATAGGGATATTCTCCTGAGAAAAAGTTCTCCCCGCTCAATCATGATCTTTTTACATTTGGAGTAATCCTAGGAAGAGAAGAGCAAGGTGAGGAGAGAGGATCCAGAAAGCTGAGAATATGTGCAGTCAAACAGAGATAAGGAAAGGAAACCCCAGGGCAGGCAGTGGCTTACAGAATACTCCAGGGAGGTAAGGCTGATGAAGCGAAGGAAGAGTTCCCCACCAGAGGACACTGCCACGGAGGAGTCCACGCCACACAGGGTTTCTATGGCGCTGGTGAGATTCGCTCTCAGTCCCTGGATTGTCTCCCCTGGAATGATCAAAGGAGAAATGTGATGTTCCCCTCAGTGTCAGTCCCTTGCTAGATCTGTGATTCATTCATACAGTGACTATTTACTGGTTGCATCGATGACAGGGATACATCAATGAAAAAGGGCTGTTTCCTAGTGGAGGATGCAAacaataaacaagtaaacaaaaaaggaaataaattacagaatgtAGAAAGGACAGAGAGGATCAGAATGATGAATAAGGTGGCCACTTGAAAGAGATGCCGTTTGGAATGAAGACCATTTAAACAGACCTAAATAAGAAAGGATTCAGCAGCATAAAGAAGCTCCAGGCATAGGCCATAACAATGCACAGGCCCCAATCTGGGAATAAACTTGGCATGAAAAATGCCGAGAGGCTAGCAGAGCTGCAGCATGGCTTAGCAGTGGACAAGGCGGAAGGTAAATAAGGTGGCAGATGAGGTCTGCAAGACAGTACCGGGCAGCCTAAGATGTCTGAATGTTACTGTAGCTATAATGGGAAGCCAGTGGAGGCTATTGTAGAAACACGTCCGAAGTCCAGCCCTTCAGTTTAGGGACagcatcatcttcatcatcattagTATTTTGCTTATAAAGGCATTATGCTATACTCAGATGCTTACACATTTAGATCGGTGAATTAACAGATCACAATGAATAATAACACCaaaatttattctgaaatgtTCTCTCTAGCATCTGTACAGAACCCAGGGCAAGGCaaaagctcaataaatatgtataaagttGAATTACTGCTGTAATATGTCTCATGTTAATATGAGAAAAATGGTCACTTTTGATTCAAAGCATATATCATTTATAAAAAGGATCCTTTCTAATGATAACTTGAGGGCTTTCTCCAGGTTAAAAGGtctgaaatgaagaaagaagctgGCTTAAGGATGTAAGGAAATATACATCTCTCACTTTCTACATTTCTAATAGTAATTAGAAGACTTTCCTAAGACCAAGAGTGTTCCAAGGATGACCCTCTTTACCTTTATCTCTCTTCAGGAATTCCAGCAAAGTCCGGATGGCAGCCACTGCTGAGGCCATGTCAGGATCTTTTTTCATCTGAGACTTGAAGTATTCAATTAATtctgggaagggagaaaaagtgACTCATGAGATTCATTTTGCAGGATATAAGGCCAGAAAGATTGTTTGTCATTATTGACCTTAAGAagcaaaatcattttgaaaatactttctttttgGGGTGTTTAGCTTCCGGGACATGAGAAATGGTGATAGGCATAGAGACGACACCACTTTACTCTTTCTTACTTTAAGATAGTTATCAGTGTGCAAGGCATAAAATTTAAGCCCTAAAATTAATGTaatgaaaagtcatttttctttctactctttGCTCTAAGTTTTAAGAGGATCCCAGAGTCATCCACCTGTCCACCCCAGTCTATGCTAGTTCACGTCTACTCAactacacacatgtacatacagaGTTCAAATTCCACCTCGCCTTTTTTTACATGACAAGTATTGTATTAGTTCGCCCTTGTTTTCCACTTAATAAAACACCTTGATAACCGTACAGGATGAGCAAACCAATGATGCCTTATCCTTTCGTTTCTAATAACAGATCCGATGTGGCAGGAAGCCTTTCCACTTTACGTGGTCCGAGGTCTCATTTTTTCGGAGGCCCAGGGAACGGGCTATGGGTGGAGGGGTGTCTGCGGACGCTCTCAGGGCCCATTCCCTGGATTCAGGAGCAGCGAGGGAGATTTAATTGCGATTACAGGAAAATCCAGCCGAGCGGCCAGAGCTTGGACAGAGACTCTCCCGAGTCCACTCTGGGCTGGTTGGGAGGTTGGTGGGGGACCCCTGTGCGGCTTGGTCCCCCAGCCCGTCCCGACTTACCCTTATCGTCCATGGTGCCTCCGGACCGTGGAGACCTGGGACCCCGCAGCCGCTCGCGAGGCTTCTATTAAGTCCCACGACTGCGCTCGCCAAGCTACAAGCAGACTGCGCGCGGCGCACTCCGACGTCACATCCGGCGCTCTGGGGGCGGGGCCGTAGTGCAGCGCGCACCCGGGCCCAGCCACGCGTGCGTCACTCCGCGGCGCCGGAAGTCGGGGTGCGCAGACTTCGGAGCGCTCGCCTGACCGCTGTTTTGCGCGGAGGGACTGGGTCGCCATGGTCTCAGACGGTGAGGGCCGCGCAGGGAGGGACCCCGACCCAGGGCTGGGCGAAGTGGGCCCGGCCCGGATCCGCCTGGCGGAGTGCGTCTTTGGGCCGGGTGGAACCGTCTGGGTTTTAGAGGAGAGGCCGTGCGTCCCTCCATTCATTCTGGAAATACTTTGGATCGCTTGTGCGCCAGGCAGTATTTTCTGCACTGGGCTGTACGGTAGAGGACGCGGCGGACGGGGATGCTTGAGTAGGTCACTGTGAGCAAGAGGGGCATTCGGcaagtaaataaaattccaaaggGTGACAAGAGCTATGAAGACAGTGTAAGAGGAAATATAATAGGACCTTGTGGGGACTAGAATCAAGGAGGAGCTACTTCAGTTGGGAGTCCAGAAAAAAGCGAGATAGTGGAACTAGTACTTGAATGATTTTGTGAACTTCTGGGGGAAGTTACACAGAAGTTCGAGTTACCAGTTTTCACTAAGAGAAGAAACAGGGAGCCTGATAGAGGAAGTTGGTGAGACTTTCATCCATACATTAAACTACCCATTATAGGGCCTCCATATCTTGAAGAAAGATATCGAGGTGAGAGGGATGAGATCGAGAATGAGATGGATTTTGACCATGCAAATCATGAAGGGTGCCAAGAGGTTGAGCTTTATCTTATGAAGCTGTtttagggttttttatttttattttttaattttttagttgtcaatggacttttattttatttatatgtggttctgaggatcgaacccagggcatcacacatgccaggcaagcactccaccactaaaccacaaccGCAGCCCCACGTTTTAGAGGTTTAAGCAAAGACTTGGTATGATTTGTTTTCCAGTTTAAGAAAATCACTTGGCTGCTGTGTGGAAGGTGAACTATGAGGGGCAAAAATAGACTTTGGGAGGTCCTCTCAGAGGTGGGAACAATGGATCATACTCCCTTTATCAGTTTTCACTGGCCTCACAACCCTTTGAAGGACGCAGGCCTGGCATTGCTGGTTTGCAGATGAGGtagagaaacaaaggaaattcACAGGACATGACATGTGTGTAGGTCCATACGTCTGACAGGCAacattttttccctcatttctcAAACTTTTAAGCAATAGCAAGGACTGAATGGCCCCAGGATTGTATGTTGTGGCCAGATGGAGAATATAAGACTAAGGCTTACAGGCTGTGGGTATGTCATGCCTGTGGCAGATACAATTATTAAGTGCCGCTTCAGTGTTTGGCATGTCATTATGTGatttacatgtattatctcaacctgggatagaaaaaaaaaaaagaagaagaaaagaaaaataattatcattCTTTAAGGAGTCTGTAGTCCAGCAGGCAGCACTGGGAAGATAGGCCAGAAGCACAGTGGGTGCTGTGTC encodes the following:
- the Eif2b1 gene encoding translation initiation factor eIF-2B subunit alpha, which translates into the protein MDDKELIEYFKSQMKKDPDMASAVAAIRTLLEFLKRDKGETIQGLRANLTSAIETLCGVDSSVAVSSGGELFLRFISLTSLEYSDYSKCKKIMIERGELFLRRISLSRNKIADLCHTFIKDGARILTHAYSRVVLRVLEAAVAAKKRFSVYVTESQPDLAGKKMAKALCQLNVPVTVVLDAAVGYIMEKVDLVIVGAEGVVENGGIINKIGSHQMAVCAKAQNKPFYVVAESFKFVRLFPLNQEDVPDKFKYKADTLKSAQAGQDLREEHPWVDYTSPSLITLLFTDLGVLTPSAVSDELIKLYL